AGAAACAAATACAGAACGAGCAGAAGGAAGGGGAAACAACTGCATAGTAAACAGAAAGAGACATAAAGAAACTAACCCTGTACAGGCAATCCAAGATGAGCAAATCCAGTTGGCCCCCTCCACACTTCGAAATTGCTGAAACATAAGTACATGTACAATCAAACAAAGGGGGACAGGCAATAAATCTACAAAAACTGCACCTATTCCCAGGCCAGTCTTTGAGTTTCATCTGCATTTAATAGGTTGTCACTTAAGCATTTTTTATGACATGGCAACATTTTATAGAAGATGGCAACATtttaaagaagagagagaagatgtGAGTTTCATGTAGATGAAACCCTCTTGGCTCGATTTCCAACTCAAGATGAGTCGTAGAATTAAATGTCAATGAAACAAAAGAAACTATGCATTGAGAGTGATTGTTTCATTGCATTCTACATTCTTGGAAACAATGCTCCAAAACTCTCCACTGAGAATGGACTCAAAACAATCAGTGAAGATAAAACACAACATTAGCAAATAGAAGGTTACCATATTCTGTGCTTGGGGGGAACCGCGAAACATCTGATATGTAAGCGACTTTTGATTTTCTTCCGAAAAGGAAACCCAAACAAATGTAGTCTTCACCATGGATCACCTGATTTGAATACAAATTAAGAAAAATGCATAGCAAAATAAAATGCAGTTGAACGGAAATGTTGCTTATTACCGGCAAGGGAACAAACTCTAGCCCTGAAGTTGTAAATGGTTTCTGAATATCACTCTCAATTATTTTCCAGTCAAGTTGGGCAACTCGCCTGACCTCCTCCCCTTCCTTTAATTTCTTTTTGACCAAATAAGGGAACTTTTGGGAGATGCTGTATTAGATTGAAACTATGAGTACAAATGTACAATTCTCATCTATTGTCTCTGTAAGGCAATGATgaaacacaacaacaacaacaacaacaacaacaaaacctttaagtcccaaacaagttggggtaggctagagttgaaacccaacagaagcaatcaaggttcaggcacgtgaatagctgtcttccaagcactcctatctaaggctaaatctttgggtatattccatcctttcaagtctccttttattgcctctacctaagtcaacttcggtcttcctctgcctctcttcacgttactatcctggtttaggattccactacgcaccggtgcctctggaggtctccgttggacatgtccaaaccatctcaaccggtgttggacaagcttttcttcaattggtgctacccttaatctatcacgtatatcatcattccgaacttgatcccttcttgtataaccgcaaatccaacgcaacatacgcatttccgcgatacttatctgttgaacatgtcatcttttcgtaggccaacattctgcaccatacaacatagcaggtctaatcgccgtcctatagaatttgccttttagcttctgtggtacccttttgtcacatagaataccagatgcttgccgccacttcatccaccctgctttgattctatggataacatcttcatcaatatccccgtctctctgtagcattgatcctaaatatcgaaaggtatccttcctaggcactacttgaccttccaaactaatatcttcctcctcccgaatagtagtgccgaagccacatctcatatactcagttttagttctactgagtctaaaacctttggactccaaagtctcccgccataactccaattTCTGATTCATTcatgttcggctttcatcaactagcactacatcatccgcgaaaagcatacaccaagggatgtccccttgtatgtcccttgtgacctcatccatcactaaggcaaacaaataagtcacaacattgttgtacatatccttaatgagcccgacgtacttcgttgggactttatgtttgtccaaagcctaccacataacattccttggtattttatcataagccttctctaagtcaataaaaatcatgtgtaggtccttcttcttctccctataccgctccataacttgtcttattaagaaaatggcttccatggttgaccttccgggcatgaaaccaaattgattcatagagaccgcgttattgctctcaagcgatgttcgataactctctcccatagcttcatagtatgactcatcaacttaattccccggtaattagtacaactttgaatatcccctttattcttgtagatcgataccaatatacttctcctctactcatcaggcatcttgttagatcgaaaaatatggttgaaacagcttggttagccatactatagctatgtccccgatgcatctccacacctcgattgggataccatccagtcccatcgccttacctcctttcatccttttcaacgcctctctgacctcagattcttggattctccgcacaaagcgtctattggtgtcatcaaaagagtcatccaactgaaaggttctgtccgtattctcaccattgaacaatttgtcaaaatactcttgccatcgatgtcggatctcatcctccttcaccaaaagatgctccctttcatccttaatgcacttaacttggttgaagtcccttgtctttctctcacgaaccctagccatcctataaatgtccttctctccttccttcgtactcaaacgttggtaaagatcctcgtacactctaccatttgccacacttacagctcgctttgcagtcttctttgccaccttgtacttctctatgttgtccacactcctgtcatggtacaagcgtctatagcactctttcttctccttaatagccctttggacttcctcgttccaccaccaagtatctttagcctcgcctccacttcctttggttactccacacacctctgaggccaccttccgaatgttggttgccatcttctcccacatgttgtttatgtcctcttcttccttccaagagccctctttgatgatcatttccctgaatacctctgacgtctcccctttcagtttccaccactttgttctttcaatcttagcttgtttgtccctacgggcacgcacctgaaaacgaaagtctgccaccaaaagcttatgttgagaaacaacacactcccctggtatcaccttgcaacccaagcatgctcgtttgtcctttcttcttgtgaggacaaagtcaatctagctagagtgttgtccgctactgaaggtcactagatgagattctctctttctaaagaaagtgttggctatcatcaggtcaaaagctaccgcgaagtctagaacttcctccccctcctgattcctactaccatacccaaaacctccatgaactgcctcgaaacctgggcttgtagtacctacatgcccattaagatctcctcctataaaaagcttctcactactgggtacagctctaatcaggccatctaagtcttcccagaactgtctcttagcactctcgtcgaggcctacttagggggcatacgcactaattacattcaagaccatatcaccaatgacaagcttgactaagataatcatatctccttgccttctcactcccaccacactattattgaggctcttatcaatcaaaactcctactccatttctattcgcaactgtccctgtgtaccaaagcttgaaacctgtattgtccacctccttcgccttctgacccttccatttagtctcttgaacgcataatatatttacacgtctcctagtcgcggtatcaactaattctcttaacttacctgtaagcgaccctacattccaactgcctaaacggatcctagttgaaACACGACAAGACTAAATGAAATACAAGCCCTTACCAGATAAAGGATGACAATGCTAGAAAATGTATATAAGATTGGACAAGAGAGCAACATAGAAAACTAGGACATACAGAAATGGTAGTCCAAGTCTCCAAGAACAAAGAACTCACAAGAGGATAACATGGTTGTATTTGTCAGCTACTATATCAATGTTCATTTAAAGATACTTGTTATCCTTCAATAACTTAATTCTCATGAAACGTACTAAAGTGGTAAATTTTGTGCAGGAGAAGTCGATTCCTAATGTATATTGTGAGAGACAGTCagccgggttcgagtcgcggtctcctcgcattgcacaggctagggtaaggcttgccactaacacccttccccagaccccgcacagagcgagagctctctgcactgggtacgcccctttaCAGTCAGCTAAGTCCAGTATAAGTGTATAACTATGATTAAACAAGTCGCATGCATTCCTTACTGAAATATACTTATAATTTGAAAAGAGCAATAGTGCAGTAACAATGCCCATCAAAGTTTAAACACAATTACCTGTCCATAGCAAATTGAGATAGATAAATTGGGGTTGGATCAATATCATTTGTGGGACTAAATGGCTGTACGACCCGAACATCATCAAGGCCCAAGATTGCATCTGCATGCTCATGAGTCAGAAGAATCTGTAAGGAATAGGGAAGAGGTGTTAGTGTACCATGGGTATGCAAAACACAGAGTTTTCTTTTACAGTCATTGTGAACTATCTCGTAGTTGGCCTTTTGGTTTGAAATAAACCATTCGAAAAACTAAAGCAAACAAGAGTATATCAGGGACTCACAGAATCAACGCAAGGGATTTTGTGGCGAACAAACCATCGCAGAACTTGTTCTCTGAATGTCTTCCCCACATCAATTATAATATACTTATGTGCACCTTCATCTTGGCAATAGTCAATCAAAATAGAAGTATTGCACCTGCACGAAATGCACGTTTAAGCATAAATTATCCATCAACCTTGTTCAGGTGCAACAGCATTCGAGAAACATCTCAGACTGAAGTTTTGATTTACTTTCCCTCAAGTAAAAACATAAACAAGCACGATATAGTCCTAAGTCACTAGAAGAGTTTAATGTGATCATAGAGAAGGTATCAGCCAAGAGTACAAGCATGAACAGAGCTCAAATATTTCCAAAGTTTCTTCATAATCTAAAAATACATGAAACTAAGTTTGATTTACCAGGACCTGTAAAATAATATATTCAATTTCTTTCTGTAATATAGGCATAAGGTATTCTGGGTTCACTTATCCTACTTTCATGACATTGTTCAATTGCATCTAATATATGCACCTTCTTTTGCTTAGATACTGATTTCATCATATACATGATCTTTCTTGAACAAAAAGTAACAATGCTCtaacctcacatgatcacataacACATATAATCTAAGCCTCAAAAATACTACTGCATCTCCTGTATACAGTACAAAGAAGAAAACAGAGTGGAGAAAGTGAACTGTGATTTCTGCCATAGGGGTCCAATGTAGAAACAAAAACTGGACATAAGCAAGTTAGTAAGATATCAATTAATACCATTCATATTTTATATATGAAATAGGAAGCCTGGCCAAGTAGTGTGTATAAATAAAAACGTACATAACCTGTGAGTCCAATTCATTTGATTCAAATATATTTGCCAATCTAAGGAGGATTCTAAGTTGACTCTGCCCTATCACATATCCACATTGATTGATCATATCTAATCTGATACATCCTAATTTTTCCCTTTCCACAGCATTCCAGTCACTGCAATAGTTCTCAGACTGCTTAAACGCATGTTGTGAACACTGAACAATTAGATGAAATATGCAAATGCACCAACGAAACAGCTGTTGCAGCTGCAGACAAAACACAGAATGATTGATTTGTAGTATTCAGATTGCTGCTAAAAAAGTACTAAAACTAACAAACAAAACAAATACGTAATTTATACATCTGACCAACATTTCTTAATCACCCTAAGCATCATTCCTCGCACAGATTAATAGAAATAACCAGGCCAAAGCTCCCCGATCTCACGCATCACAGATCCGCACCGACCCGTGATGATAAATAAACACGCTATAAACACCCCCACGCCGCAACACGACGGTAAGTCCCACAAGGTTAGGGAGGAGGAGCGAGAGGAGGCGAGGCGGCACCTGTAGTTAGGGTTCAGCTCGGGCGGGACGGAGAGGGACTGGGAGCAGACGGAGCAGGGCGGGTCGGGGGGCTGGATCAGGCACCGCGCGTTCGGGACCGCGCTCGAGCACCCCGTGCCCAGGAACACCAGCGACGACGAAGCGGGAGGGGGCGCGtagtcgccgacgccgacgccggcgGGGTGGCCGTTGGGGACGGCGGCGGCCATTGGGTTTGCCGGAGCGACCGTGGCGAGGCGGAGGATGTAGGGCCTGTGGGGACAGAGTAGAATAGGACGATGGGATCAGTGGGAGGAGGTGCGGagattttgttggcttgcaagaTGGTTTTGCACAGAGGAACGTGCATAATAAACTATTTCCAGTCCTGTGATTTTACAACTGTGATACACTTCGTCAGCCCGTGTTTAGTGAGTGAAAAGTTAAAAATTTGGAAAAAGTCTATTTGACCCCTgaactatcatacttggtctacttcactccctcaactatgaaaccgtctgttttaccccctgaactatctaaaaccgtctgttttaccccctggggcggttttcagcggcggttttgctataGTAATAGCAGTTTGCTACAGTGgcggtgggtttgctacagtccccgcggttttgaattttctttttttatttattttcggtgaatttttgaaaaatcatagtaaactGTGCAAAcctgctgttactgtagcaaaaccgccccagggggtaaaacagacggttttag
The sequence above is drawn from the Miscanthus floridulus cultivar M001 chromosome 15, ASM1932011v1, whole genome shotgun sequence genome and encodes:
- the LOC136509301 gene encoding putative hydrolase C777.06c, producing the protein MAAAVPNGHPAGVGVGDYAPPPASSSLVFLGTGCSSAVPNARCLIQPPDPPCSVCSQSLSVPPELNPNYRCNTSILIDYCQDEGAHKYIIIDVGKTFREQVLRWFVRHKIPCVDSILLTHEHADAILGLDDVRVVQPFSPTNDIDPTPIYLSQFAMDSISQKFPYLVKKKLKEGEEVRRVAQLDWKIIESDIQKPFTTSGLEFVPLPVIHGEDYICLGFLFGRKSKVAYISDVSRFPPSTEYAISKCGGGQLDLLILDCLYRTGSHNVHLCWDQTLDAVRRICPKRALLIGMTHEMDHHKDNQTLEEWSRREGIDVQLARDGLRVYIDL